The proteins below come from a single Chryseobacterium bernardetii genomic window:
- a CDS encoding RapZ C-terminal domain-containing protein, which produces MLHIDIHSFSYKKGGIPKDNSGNGGGFAFDCRGILNPGRIEEYKSQTGNDIGVQEYLETKTEMPKFLELVKSLVSINIENYLERGFENLQINFGCTGGQHRSVYSAIKIAEFIREKYPDGTLITIHHDEQPQLNMSNQ; this is translated from the coding sequence ATGCTACACATAGACATCCACAGTTTTTCGTATAAAAAAGGAGGAATTCCAAAAGACAATTCAGGAAACGGGGGCGGTTTTGCCTTTGACTGCAGAGGAATTTTAAATCCGGGAAGAATTGAAGAATATAAAAGCCAGACCGGAAATGACATTGGTGTTCAGGAATACCTTGAAACCAAAACTGAAATGCCAAAATTCTTAGAGCTTGTAAAATCTCTTGTATCTATTAATATTGAAAATTATCTGGAAAGAGGATTTGAAAACCTGCAGATCAACTTCGGTTGTACAGGCGGGCAGCACAGATCCGTATATTCTGCCATAAAAATTGCTGAATTCATCAGAGAAAAGTACCCAGACGGAACGCTGATAACTATCCATCACGACGAACAGCCACAACTGAACATGAGCAATCAGTAA
- a CDS encoding LOG family protein — MEMDGIRDESLVNPELDINETKLHNSFRQKTWDETITKDSWMVFKVMAEFVDGYEKLVKIGPCVSIFGSARLKPENKYYEMAVEIAEKITRLGFGIITGGGPGIMEAGNKGAFNANGKSIGLNIDLPFEQHFNPYINRSYSMNFDYFFVRKVMFIKYSQGFVVMPGGFGTLDELTEAITLIQTNKIGKFPIVLVGSEFWGGLLDWFKATLLKEGMIAEDDLDLYRVVDTADEAVAHIKAFYDKYSVNVNF, encoded by the coding sequence ATGGAAATGGATGGAATTAGGGATGAAAGCCTGGTAAACCCGGAATTAGATATTAACGAAACTAAACTGCACAACAGCTTCAGACAGAAAACTTGGGATGAAACTATTACCAAAGACAGCTGGATGGTCTTCAAAGTTATGGCTGAGTTTGTAGATGGTTATGAAAAACTGGTAAAAATTGGACCATGTGTATCTATATTCGGTTCAGCACGTCTGAAACCGGAAAATAAATACTATGAAATGGCTGTAGAAATTGCTGAGAAGATTACCAGACTAGGCTTCGGAATTATTACCGGCGGAGGCCCTGGAATTATGGAAGCAGGAAACAAAGGAGCTTTCAATGCAAATGGAAAATCAATAGGACTTAATATTGACCTTCCTTTTGAGCAGCATTTCAATCCATATATCAACAGGTCTTATTCTATGAACTTCGACTACTTTTTCGTGAGAAAAGTAATGTTTATAAAATATTCCCAGGGATTTGTAGTAATGCCGGGAGGTTTCGGAACATTGGATGAGCTTACTGAAGCAATAACTTTGATTCAAACCAATAAAATTGGTAAATTCCCAATTGTTTTGGTAGGAAGTGAATTCTGGGGTGGATTATTAGACTGGTTCAAAGCTACCTTGCTGAAAGAAGGAATGATTGCAGAAGATGATCTTGATCTTTACAGAGTGGTAGACACTGCTGATGAAGCCGTAGCACACATTAAAGCTTTCTATGATAAATATTCTGTGAACGTAAACTTTTAA
- a CDS encoding DUF6702 family protein, with product MKKLLYISGILTFFVLMSFMYVDFFSSMTKVDYIDGSKTLKFTTKMNTSHISDAIKINPNTAGFEAEVKKYVNNNFDVFVNGAPKTITFTGSQISGETVWVYFETGGVSDINTLKIKNTILLSTFPKQINLVSIAYKGSQKMMNFQRGKEVNEVSF from the coding sequence ATGAAAAAACTTTTATATATATCAGGAATTTTAACATTTTTTGTGTTAATGAGTTTTATGTATGTAGACTTTTTCTCTTCAATGACCAAAGTGGATTATATTGATGGAAGCAAGACATTGAAGTTTACCACAAAAATGAATACAAGCCATATCTCTGACGCTATTAAGATCAATCCTAACACAGCAGGATTTGAAGCTGAAGTGAAAAAATATGTGAACAATAATTTTGATGTGTTTGTTAATGGTGCTCCCAAAACAATTACTTTTACGGGAAGTCAGATCAGCGGAGAAACTGTATGGGTATATTTTGAAACCGGAGGGGTTTCGGATATTAATACCTTAAAGATTAAAAATACGATCCTTTTAAGCACTTTTCCGAAGCAAATCAACCTGGTAAGTATAGCCTATAAAGGCAGCCAGAAAATGATGAACTTCCAACGAGGAAAAGAAGTGAATGAGGTTTCTTTTTAG
- a CDS encoding exosortase F system-associated membrane protein, with translation MKILSWLLVILGIFGLIGVRVAEDRIFYDPFLSYFHEANKNISFPAFEWGKLIGSHLFRFVLNLFFSCLIIHGLFKNMQWTMQGALLMVIVFAIAFPIYLFCIQNKFGIGYLFSFYMRRFVIQPLIILLIVPMFYYRKQTEGR, from the coding sequence ATGAAAATTCTTAGCTGGCTTCTTGTTATTTTAGGAATCTTCGGCCTGATAGGAGTACGGGTGGCTGAAGATAGGATATTTTATGATCCGTTTTTGAGTTATTTCCATGAAGCCAATAAAAATATTAGTTTTCCTGCGTTTGAATGGGGAAAATTAATAGGAAGTCATTTGTTCAGATTTGTGCTTAATCTTTTTTTTTCCTGTCTCATCATTCATGGATTATTTAAAAATATGCAGTGGACAATGCAGGGGGCTTTATTGATGGTTATTGTTTTTGCGATTGCTTTTCCTATCTATCTGTTCTGTATTCAGAATAAATTCGGAATAGGATATCTTTTTTCCTTTTATATGAGAAGATTTGTGATACAGCCTTTAATTATACTTTTAATTGTTCCCATGTTTTATTATAGGAAACAGACAGAGGGAAGATAA
- a CDS encoding TonB-dependent receptor, whose amino-acid sequence MIKKLSLISLFTLMPASFYFAQTTVFAYVKDQDGKPLEKAEVDLAQSADDTSVDKIGYFQFVDLKPGHYLITVTKPNFESKILEFDVTADEKRKDLGVITLNYNLGSDAGVIVIDDSANDTEEGGSSMQPTVGLLSSGRDAFQNVSAFELGAYWFRPRGVDNRFEDVLFNGVSMSKNDDGRIDFNNWGGLNDVTRYPYENVDNITPSEYTFGNLGGVVYYNTRASSYRKQTSLAYSFTNRSYLHRAMATYSSGLSKNGWAFTFSGSRRWGDRAILDGVYQDAYAYFASIEKKFSDRHSINLTAFGSPTYRASNAPNTQEVYDIMGKNYNSYWGWQDGEKRNSRIRNVFEPMFILTDYLKIGKNSNWTNTVSYQFGSDARSRLDWFHASDPNPTYYRKLPSYGILTEDEFRQQSQIDWNYLYNTNRLNLTKMDGTARGAVYTIVEDVNKDKTFNFTSHFDTKLKDNWKLNINFNYQNLKSDNFRRVKDLLGANFAYNLNAFNGDAQYDADNTDVTVRKGDRTQYSYELTRNHYSLNISSEIDFNKWNVIASIFSSYSEAYREGNFRSGLARFRDNSKGKSAIYDALDAGIKGKITYKINGKNFIVYNGAFFSLAPTLNEIYINPRMVDYLTPGVTNQMINSNDLSYILRGQILKLRLSAYYTTIQNATEISRYYADVNDGTLGNSFSTLVNEAMSGVNKRYMGLELGFDVKVTPTLNAVGVASIGEYKYTNNPEVSTFDDLNGFRGTDVWGKANVKDYKVAGTPQKAFSFGLKYNSPKYWWVGASANYLMDQYLDFSALNKTPYMYTDSQTNDPFPGVTPELIEQITKQKKFDNQFMLNANAGKSFQFGKYRMGISVSVNNILNNRDYVTGGFEQGRNVNFSDALTDAQRATPYFGPKLWYDRGRTFFTNVYLRF is encoded by the coding sequence ATGATTAAAAAACTATCCCTAATCTCTTTGTTTACTTTAATGCCTGCCTCTTTTTACTTTGCGCAAACTACTGTATTTGCGTATGTTAAAGATCAGGATGGTAAGCCTTTGGAGAAAGCAGAAGTAGATCTGGCACAATCCGCGGATGATACATCTGTGGATAAAATTGGATACTTCCAGTTTGTGGATTTAAAACCTGGCCACTATCTTATTACAGTTACAAAACCAAATTTTGAGTCTAAAATCCTAGAGTTTGATGTAACTGCAGATGAGAAGAGAAAAGATTTAGGTGTTATTACACTTAATTACAACTTAGGATCAGATGCAGGAGTAATAGTTATTGACGACTCGGCAAATGATACTGAAGAAGGAGGCTCATCTATGCAGCCTACTGTAGGACTTTTAAGTTCAGGAAGAGATGCTTTCCAGAATGTTTCAGCTTTTGAATTGGGGGCTTACTGGTTCAGACCAAGAGGGGTAGATAACAGATTTGAGGATGTACTTTTTAATGGAGTATCCATGTCTAAAAATGATGATGGAAGAATTGACTTCAACAACTGGGGAGGACTGAATGACGTTACAAGATATCCTTACGAAAATGTAGATAATATTACTCCTTCAGAATATACTTTTGGTAATTTAGGTGGGGTGGTATATTATAATACGAGAGCTTCAAGCTATAGAAAGCAGACTTCCTTAGCCTATTCATTTACCAACAGAAGTTATCTGCACAGAGCAATGGCTACTTACTCTTCCGGATTAAGCAAGAATGGCTGGGCGTTTACCTTCTCAGGAAGCAGAAGATGGGGAGACCGAGCTATTCTTGATGGTGTTTATCAGGATGCATATGCTTATTTTGCCTCTATTGAGAAAAAATTCAGTGACAGACATTCCATTAACTTAACGGCTTTCGGATCTCCAACTTACAGAGCTTCCAATGCTCCAAATACCCAAGAGGTTTATGACATTATGGGTAAAAACTACAACTCATACTGGGGATGGCAGGATGGAGAAAAAAGAAACTCCAGAATCAGAAATGTTTTTGAACCGATGTTTATCTTAACAGATTATCTGAAAATTGGTAAAAATTCTAACTGGACAAATACTGTTTCTTATCAGTTTGGAAGCGACGCAAGAAGCAGATTAGACTGGTTCCACGCTTCTGATCCCAATCCAACTTACTACAGAAAACTACCAAGCTACGGTATTCTAACAGAAGATGAATTCAGACAACAATCACAAATCGACTGGAATTATCTTTACAATACAAACCGTCTTAACCTTACCAAAATGGATGGGACAGCAAGAGGTGCCGTGTATACTATTGTAGAAGATGTAAATAAAGATAAAACGTTCAATTTCACCTCTCACTTTGATACTAAATTAAAAGATAACTGGAAGCTAAACATCAACTTCAATTATCAGAATTTAAAGTCTGACAACTTCAGAAGAGTTAAAGATTTATTAGGAGCTAATTTTGCTTATAATCTTAATGCATTCAACGGAGATGCCCAATATGATGCAGATAACACTGACGTAACAGTAAGAAAAGGAGACAGAACTCAATATTCTTACGAATTGACAAGAAATCATTACTCTTTAAACATTTCATCTGAAATAGATTTCAATAAGTGGAATGTTATTGCTTCCATCTTCTCTTCTTATTCAGAGGCTTATAGAGAAGGTAACTTCAGAAGTGGTCTTGCAAGATTTAGAGATAATTCAAAAGGGAAAAGCGCAATATATGACGCTTTAGATGCAGGGATCAAAGGAAAAATTACCTATAAGATCAATGGAAAGAACTTTATTGTTTATAATGGAGCTTTCTTTAGTTTAGCACCTACTTTGAATGAGATTTATATCAACCCAAGAATGGTTGATTACTTAACACCTGGGGTTACTAATCAGATGATCAATTCTAATGATTTAAGTTATATCTTAAGAGGGCAGATTCTAAAATTAAGGTTATCTGCTTATTATACTACTATTCAGAACGCTACTGAAATTTCAAGATATTATGCTGATGTAAATGACGGCACTTTAGGAAATTCTTTTAGTACTTTAGTAAACGAAGCAATGAGTGGTGTAAATAAGAGATACATGGGACTTGAATTAGGATTTGATGTTAAGGTAACACCTACATTAAATGCTGTTGGGGTCGCAAGTATTGGAGAATACAAATACACCAACAATCCTGAAGTTTCTACTTTTGATGACCTTAACGGGTTTAGAGGAACTGATGTTTGGGGCAAGGCAAATGTTAAAGATTATAAGGTAGCAGGAACTCCTCAAAAAGCATTCTCATTCGGCTTAAAATATAACTCTCCAAAATATTGGTGGGTTGGGGCGTCTGCGAACTATTTGATGGATCAGTATCTTGATTTCTCTGCATTGAATAAGACCCCTTATATGTATACTGACTCACAAACCAATGATCCATTCCCTGGTGTAACTCCTGAATTGATAGAACAAATTACTAAACAAAAGAAATTTGATAATCAGTTCATGTTGAATGCTAATGCTGGTAAATCTTTCCAGTTTGGAAAATACAGAATGGGAATCAGTGTATCTGTAAATAATATCCTGAACAACAGAGACTATGTAACCGGAGGATTTGAACAGGGAAGAAATGTAAACTTTAGTGATGCCCTTACAGATGCCCAAAGAGCAACTCCTTATTTCGGGCCAAAACTTTGGTATGACAGAGGAAGAACTTTCTTTACTAATGTTTATTTAAGATTCTAA
- a CDS encoding DUF5689 domain-containing protein — protein sequence MKKYNSILKYIFVVAASLFVVTGCVHDDKYDQPNLDGYDCADKKGIVVPFAEVKAKYDTNGGETYVFPEDKTPNDESDDLYMVGYVSSSDETGNIYKTIYIQDALENPTHGFTISVDAVSTYTRYPQGSKVYVKLNGLAVGNYGTLVQLGVKLGSESKGSVSRIPEKLVGKYIFRSCGPKGKIIPKVMKLADMSDLADQYLGCLIQVNDVEFDARALCTTYAPNGVTVDKTIGEGWTGTKYAKTAVVRNSGYASFANQLVPSGKGQFVGIYSKFKSGTSATTYQLYINRTEDLNMKTFPRLDLLTESPCDFNPSKLTPKTVADIKQLAAGTTNWVQITGDYSLTAQVVANDETGNIYKYVYIEDATGGIRVNINKTNLYLDSRFRLGKDVNIKLKNLYVRSVNGEIQLGSLFNNNTQFGQIEEADMYKYFFDSNTAPRAVVPTERTISQLSMADVGRWIKIKDVQFVNGDLGKTLTDGTSVTSRTLEDCSGNTVVLRTSGQAKFGSVSPGSYEVKGGKGDVYAALSVYNGVYQLWITKLANIDFDAPRCDGSVYTPLPVLYKDDFAAGGFSTDWITVNKVGPNQFWNTSNQGNGTNYYAMMNGNAGGAGNNFANEDWLISKAVSLAGKSKAVVTFTTDVRYAGNALQVYATDNYTGDVATTTWTQLPATLDTNTGAFGDWVSSGNVDLSAFLGKNVRIAFKYTSTTAAAATWEVDDFKIKGQ from the coding sequence ATGAAAAAATATAATTCAATTTTAAAATATATTTTCGTCGTAGCTGCTTCTCTGTTTGTCGTAACAGGATGTGTGCACGATGATAAATACGACCAGCCTAATCTGGATGGATACGACTGTGCCGATAAAAAAGGTATTGTAGTGCCATTTGCTGAAGTAAAAGCAAAGTATGATACTAATGGTGGTGAAACCTACGTTTTTCCTGAAGATAAGACTCCAAATGATGAATCGGATGATTTATATATGGTAGGTTATGTTTCTTCAAGTGATGAAACAGGAAATATTTATAAGACAATATACATACAGGATGCTCTTGAAAATCCTACCCATGGATTTACAATCAGTGTAGATGCGGTAAGTACTTATACAAGGTATCCTCAGGGATCTAAAGTGTATGTTAAGCTTAACGGACTTGCTGTTGGTAACTATGGAACCCTTGTGCAGCTTGGTGTAAAATTAGGATCAGAGTCTAAAGGTTCTGTATCAAGAATTCCTGAAAAGCTTGTTGGGAAATATATTTTCAGATCTTGTGGCCCAAAAGGAAAAATAATTCCTAAGGTGATGAAGCTAGCAGATATGAGTGATCTTGCTGATCAGTATTTAGGATGTTTAATTCAGGTAAATGATGTAGAATTTGATGCAAGAGCATTATGTACTACTTATGCACCGAATGGTGTAACAGTAGATAAAACTATTGGTGAAGGATGGACAGGTACAAAATATGCAAAAACAGCGGTAGTAAGAAACAGTGGGTATGCTTCATTTGCCAATCAGCTTGTGCCTTCAGGTAAAGGTCAGTTTGTAGGGATTTATAGTAAATTCAAATCAGGAACTAGTGCTACTACTTACCAGTTGTATATCAACAGGACTGAAGATCTTAACATGAAAACTTTCCCTCGTTTAGACTTACTTACTGAAAGTCCTTGTGACTTTAACCCAAGCAAATTAACTCCTAAAACGGTTGCAGATATTAAGCAACTTGCTGCAGGAACTACAAATTGGGTGCAGATTACAGGAGATTATTCTCTTACTGCTCAGGTTGTTGCTAATGACGAGACAGGAAACATTTACAAATATGTATATATAGAAGATGCAACAGGAGGAATCAGAGTGAATATAAACAAAACCAATCTATATCTTGACAGTAGATTCAGATTAGGAAAAGATGTTAATATTAAACTTAAAAACCTTTATGTAAGAAGTGTAAATGGAGAAATTCAACTAGGATCTTTATTCAACAATAATACTCAGTTTGGGCAGATTGAAGAAGCTGATATGTATAAATATTTCTTCGATAGCAATACTGCTCCAAGAGCTGTGGTGCCTACAGAAAGAACTATTTCTCAATTATCAATGGCTGATGTCGGAAGATGGATTAAAATCAAAGATGTTCAGTTTGTAAACGGAGATTTAGGGAAAACGTTAACTGACGGAACTTCAGTTACCAGCAGAACTCTTGAAGACTGTTCAGGAAATACTGTTGTCTTAAGAACAAGCGGACAGGCAAAATTTGGTTCTGTTTCTCCAGGAAGTTATGAAGTAAAAGGAGGAAAAGGTGATGTTTATGCGGCTTTGAGTGTTTATAATGGAGTTTATCAATTATGGATTACCAAATTAGCTAATATTGATTTTGATGCTCCTAGATGTGATGGCAGTGTGTATACACCGCTTCCTGTTCTTTATAAAGACGATTTTGCTGCTGGTGGATTCAGTACAGACTGGATAACAGTTAACAAAGTAGGACCAAATCAATTCTGGAATACATCAAACCAAGGAAATGGTACTAATTATTATGCTATGATGAATGGTAATGCTGGTGGTGCTGGAAATAACTTTGCTAATGAAGACTGGTTAATCTCTAAAGCAGTAAGCTTAGCTGGAAAATCTAAAGCAGTAGTAACCTTTACTACCGATGTAAGATATGCAGGAAATGCTTTACAGGTATATGCTACAGACAATTATACAGGAGATGTAGCGACTACTACCTGGACCCAGCTTCCGGCAACACTTGATACCAATACCGGTGCATTCGGAGATTGGGTAAGCTCTGGAAATGTTGACTTAAGCGCTTTCTTAGGCAAAAATGTAAGAATAGCATTCAAGTACACTTCTACAACAGCGGCGGCTGCAACGTGGGAAGTAGATGATTTTAAAATTAAAGGACAATAA
- a CDS encoding aminoglycoside phosphotransferase family protein, translating to MTSENANRFFESQLGKKSTEFITLAQSGSARVNFLAIAGTEKYIITYNENIPENESFLYYSEVFSALHLNTPTILAITEDRKMYVQEFLGAQTLSEVITKEHVSPRVQSLVKQTLEKLFRLQIQTQGKIDFSKTFEYESYDELPVIHDLYYFKNFVADVLELEYNKSTLLKEFKQIAALVENLQPTGIMIRDFQARNIMVNEKDEVSFIDYQSAMKGPLMYDVISFLFQAKADFPEDFKNKMLDFYIQLFEDQKTQHQLKNSVKPMQMMRFLQVLGAYGFRGLIQRKQHFLASLEKGIENITRFASAWEEMKNYPELNKVIQQLTLEETQKKIDTILK from the coding sequence ATGACTTCTGAAAACGCAAATCGATTTTTTGAAAGCCAATTAGGCAAAAAATCCACTGAATTCATTACATTAGCTCAAAGCGGTTCTGCGAGGGTCAACTTTCTGGCCATAGCCGGTACTGAAAAATATATTATCACCTATAATGAGAATATTCCGGAAAATGAAAGTTTTCTTTATTATTCCGAGGTGTTTTCTGCGCTTCATCTTAATACTCCTACTATTCTTGCCATCACAGAGGACAGGAAAATGTATGTACAGGAATTTTTAGGAGCACAAACATTGTCAGAGGTGATTACAAAAGAACATGTATCACCCCGGGTACAATCTTTGGTAAAACAAACCCTGGAAAAGCTATTCAGGCTGCAGATACAAACCCAGGGAAAAATTGACTTTTCCAAAACATTTGAATATGAAAGCTATGATGAACTTCCGGTGATTCATGATCTCTATTATTTTAAAAACTTTGTTGCTGATGTTCTGGAGCTTGAGTATAATAAATCTACTCTGCTAAAAGAATTCAAGCAAATTGCGGCATTGGTGGAGAATCTCCAACCTACAGGCATCATGATCCGAGATTTTCAAGCCAGAAACATCATGGTTAATGAAAAAGATGAAGTTTCATTTATTGATTACCAGTCAGCAATGAAGGGCCCTTTGATGTATGATGTTATTTCATTTTTGTTTCAGGCCAAGGCAGATTTCCCTGAAGACTTTAAAAATAAAATGCTGGATTTTTATATTCAACTCTTTGAAGATCAAAAAACTCAACATCAACTAAAAAACTCGGTTAAGCCAATGCAGATGATGAGATTCCTTCAGGTGCTGGGAGCATATGGCTTCAGAGGATTGATTCAAAGAAAACAGCATTTCTTGGCAAGCCTTGAAAAAGGAATTGAAAATATCACAAGGTTTGCATCTGCTTGGGAGGAGATGAAAAATTATCCGGAACTTAATAAGGTTATACAGCAGCTGACACTTGAAGAAACTCAGAAGAAAATTGATACTATTTTAAAATAA
- the xrtF gene encoding exosortase family protein XrtF, with amino-acid sequence MLKDFKPVLGILLRFIIVYLVLLFVYQFYLNANKDSGLDPFSAIIANQVSAVQNVLGYSSQLYNDVRNEQVWFYVKKQYVTRMVEGCNAISVMILFVSFVFAFYKGSKTFVFVLAGLVLLYIMNLLRIIGLNIVMVEHKEYGKMFHDFVFPAIIYGSVVLLWLIWIKFFALKHENS; translated from the coding sequence ATGTTAAAGGACTTTAAGCCGGTGTTAGGAATTTTACTGCGCTTCATCATTGTTTATCTGGTGTTGCTTTTTGTGTATCAATTTTATCTGAATGCGAATAAGGATTCCGGTTTAGATCCTTTTTCTGCAATTATTGCCAACCAGGTAAGTGCTGTACAAAATGTTTTAGGATACTCTTCCCAACTTTACAATGATGTGAGGAACGAGCAGGTATGGTTTTATGTAAAAAAACAATATGTAACAAGGATGGTAGAAGGGTGTAATGCAATTTCTGTTATGATCCTTTTTGTATCTTTTGTTTTTGCTTTTTATAAAGGCTCCAAGACATTTGTTTTTGTATTGGCAGGGCTGGTTCTGCTTTATATTATGAACCTTTTGAGGATTATAGGGCTAAATATTGTAATGGTGGAACATAAGGAATATGGTAAAATGTTCCATGACTTTGTTTTTCCGGCAATTATTTACGGGAGTGTTGTTTTGCTCTGGTTGATCTGGATTAAATTCTTTGCTTTAAAACATGAAAATTCTTAG
- a CDS encoding cation diffusion facilitator family transporter, whose protein sequence is MNTHKEKIGFQKIIAAFGVILFVGKIIAWKLTNSDAVFSDAMESIVNVISAFMGLYSLHLAAKPKDEDHPYGHGKVEFVTSGIEGALIAIAGLMIIYEGVHSLIVGKTLSKIDLGIWIIMATAVINYLLGYISIKKGQKENSLVLISSGKHLQSDTITTLGVVASLVIVYFTKIYWLDSVVALIFGLYIIFVGYKIVRKSLSGIMDEQDPEILHQVIRILEENRETEWIDVHNMKIQQFGASLHIDAHITLPWYYDLRDAHNEMEKVIILLANNIKRNIEFNFHMDDCKPISCPICQIENCPVRQKEFVKRVKWTAENVTSVDKHTIE, encoded by the coding sequence ATGAATACCCATAAAGAAAAAATAGGATTTCAAAAAATCATTGCTGCATTTGGAGTTATTCTTTTTGTAGGAAAAATCATTGCATGGAAACTTACCAATTCCGATGCTGTATTCTCAGATGCTATGGAAAGCATTGTGAATGTCATCAGTGCATTTATGGGATTATACTCACTCCACCTCGCAGCAAAGCCTAAAGATGAAGATCACCCTTATGGCCATGGAAAAGTTGAATTCGTTACTTCCGGTATTGAAGGTGCTTTAATTGCCATTGCCGGTTTAATGATTATCTACGAAGGTGTCCACAGCCTTATTGTAGGAAAGACACTGAGCAAAATTGATCTGGGAATCTGGATTATCATGGCCACTGCTGTTATCAACTATCTTTTAGGCTATATCTCTATAAAGAAAGGGCAAAAAGAGAATTCGCTTGTACTTATTTCCTCCGGGAAACACCTGCAGTCTGATACCATCACAACCCTTGGAGTGGTGGCCAGTTTGGTAATTGTTTACTTCACCAAAATATATTGGCTGGATTCAGTTGTTGCTTTGATTTTTGGGCTTTATATCATATTTGTAGGTTATAAGATCGTTCGGAAATCTTTGAGTGGCATTATGGATGAACAGGATCCGGAAATACTGCATCAGGTTATCAGAATCCTTGAAGAAAACAGAGAAACAGAATGGATTGACGTTCACAATATGAAAATTCAGCAATTTGGAGCCTCGCTCCATATTGATGCCCATATCACCCTTCCCTGGTACTATGACCTTCGGGATGCCCATAATGAAATGGAAAAAGTCATCATTCTTTTAGCTAACAATATCAAAAGAAACATTGAATTCAATTTCCATATGGATGACTGTAAACCTATTTCATGCCCAATATGCCAGATTGAAAACTGCCCGGTACGCCAAAAAGAATTCGTAAAAAGAGTGAAATGGACCGCAGAAAATGTAACGAGCGTAGATAAACACACTATAGAATAA
- a CDS encoding nucleotidyltransferase family protein has product MKALIFAAGKGTRLKPFTDHHPKALAKVNGIPLLERNINYLKSYGIKDFVINIHHFGDQIVDFLNKNDNFGCRIEISDETNKLLETGGGLIFARRFLDHGEDFLILNADILTDLNINALVEYHKKVKDFATLAVSDRESSRKLLFNDDMVLRGWLNVQTGEQRLAEFNKGFKALAFSGVHCINPVIFEKIKRKGKFSVMEEYLDLMQTEHIHGFLHDNILIDVGRPESVIEAEKHFK; this is encoded by the coding sequence ATGAAGGCTCTTATTTTTGCTGCCGGAAAAGGCACCAGGCTTAAACCATTTACAGACCACCACCCTAAAGCCCTGGCTAAAGTGAATGGTATTCCTCTTCTTGAAAGAAACATCAATTATCTGAAAAGTTACGGAATAAAGGATTTTGTGATTAATATCCATCATTTTGGAGATCAGATTGTTGATTTCTTAAATAAAAATGATAACTTCGGCTGTAGAATTGAAATCTCCGACGAAACCAACAAACTGTTGGAAACCGGGGGCGGCTTGATTTTTGCCAGAAGATTTCTTGATCACGGAGAAGATTTTTTAATTTTAAATGCTGATATTTTAACTGATCTCAATATTAATGCATTAGTGGAGTACCACAAAAAAGTAAAAGATTTTGCTACTTTAGCAGTATCGGACCGTGAAAGCTCGAGAAAACTCCTTTTCAATGATGATATGGTGTTAAGAGGCTGGCTGAATGTACAGACAGGCGAACAGAGGCTGGCTGAATTCAATAAAGGATTTAAAGCCCTTGCCTTCAGTGGAGTTCATTGTATTAACCCAGTTATCTTTGAAAAAATAAAAAGAAAAGGCAAATTCTCTGTTATGGAAGAATATCTTGATCTGATGCAGACTGAACATATACATGGTTTTCTGCATGACAACATTCTTATAGATGTTGGAAGACCTGAATCTGTAATAGAAGCCGAAAAACATTTTAAATAA